In Phragmites australis chromosome 24, lpPhrAust1.1, whole genome shotgun sequence, the following are encoded in one genomic region:
- the LOC133907407 gene encoding probable E3 ubiquitin-protein ligase RHB1A isoform X1 has translation MGGCCCCSSRRSEAVRAPVDIYRQQNLEEHEPLSSAFDGSSPASGIIAVDTNLDTSTPDTYRAPPAPLPYDVVLAVPDNLDLVKSDVKGKVHDQQESFEVDESCKKGVLKDKPDKPDEEDVCPICLEEYDEENPRSTTKCEHHFHLCCILEWMERSDTCPVCDQITLVDEIFE, from the exons ATGGGTGGCTGCTGTTGCTGTTCATCAAGAAGATCTGAAGCAGTTAGAGCACCAGTTGATATCTAT CGCCAACAAAATCTCGAGGAGCATGAGCCGTTGTCTTCAGCTTTTGATGGATCATCTCCAGCCTCTGGAATCATTGCAGTAGACACAAATCTGGATACATCCACTCCCGACACTTATCGAGCACCACCTGCACCTTTGCCTTATGATGTTGTTTTGGCAGTTCCAGATAACCTTG ATTTGGTGAAGTCAGACGTTAAGGGTAAAGTTCATGATCAGCAGGAGTCCTTCGAGGTGGATGAGTCATGTAAGAAAGGTGTCCTCAAAGATAAGCCTGATAAACCTGACGAGGAGGATGTTTGCCCAATCTGCCTTGAAG AATATGATGAAGAAAATCCTCGCTCTACAACCAAATGTGAGCATCATTTCCATCTTTGCTGCATACTTGAATGGATGGAGCGAAGTGATACTTGCCCAGTTTGTGACCAG ATAACCTTGGTAGATGAGATATTTGAATAG
- the LOC133907407 gene encoding probable E3 ubiquitin-protein ligase RHB1A isoform X2, which translates to MVLVLRQQNLEEHEPLSSAFDGSSPASGIIAVDTNLDTSTPDTYRAPPAPLPYDVVLAVPDNLDLVKSDVKGKVHDQQESFEVDESCKKGVLKDKPDKPDEEDVCPICLEEYDEENPRSTTKCEHHFHLCCILEWMERSDTCPVCDQITLVDEIFE; encoded by the exons CGCCAACAAAATCTCGAGGAGCATGAGCCGTTGTCTTCAGCTTTTGATGGATCATCTCCAGCCTCTGGAATCATTGCAGTAGACACAAATCTGGATACATCCACTCCCGACACTTATCGAGCACCACCTGCACCTTTGCCTTATGATGTTGTTTTGGCAGTTCCAGATAACCTTG ATTTGGTGAAGTCAGACGTTAAGGGTAAAGTTCATGATCAGCAGGAGTCCTTCGAGGTGGATGAGTCATGTAAGAAAGGTGTCCTCAAAGATAAGCCTGATAAACCTGACGAGGAGGATGTTTGCCCAATCTGCCTTGAAG AATATGATGAAGAAAATCCTCGCTCTACAACCAAATGTGAGCATCATTTCCATCTTTGCTGCATACTTGAATGGATGGAGCGAAGTGATACTTGCCCAGTTTGTGACCAG ATAACCTTGGTAGATGAGATATTTGAATAG